In a genomic window of Vicinamibacterales bacterium:
- a CDS encoding VOC family protein → MRARTFSHVGLTVSDFNKAVRFYADHFGCPLVGVADTPPERVRAFFGVDHPAPACKIGWIRVPGGGVLEIFAFEPRQPAETIPWNRVGLTHFSFNVTNLQKWHDRLKAAGVEIVCPPEKSPRGHSFFFIRDFDGNLIELMDLGYMYHVLNWLGPLGGWLFRRGMYKRYYEPSGA, encoded by the coding sequence ATGCGCGCCCGTACCTTCAGTCACGTCGGCCTCACGGTGTCCGACTTCAACAAGGCCGTCCGCTTCTATGCGGACCACTTCGGGTGCCCGCTCGTGGGGGTGGCCGACACGCCGCCCGAGCGGGTGCGGGCGTTCTTCGGCGTGGACCACCCCGCGCCGGCCTGCAAGATCGGGTGGATCCGGGTGCCCGGCGGCGGCGTGCTCGAGATCTTCGCGTTCGAGCCCAGGCAGCCGGCCGAGACGATTCCCTGGAACCGCGTCGGGCTGACCCACTTCTCGTTCAACGTCACCAACCTGCAGAAGTGGCACGACCGGCTGAAGGCCGCGGGCGTCGAGATCGTCTGTCCGCCCGAGAAGTCTCCGCGCGGTCACTCCTTCTTCTTCATCCGGGACTTCGACGGCAACCTGATCGAGCTGATGGATCTCGGCTACATGTACCACGTGCTCAACTGGCTCGGCCCCCTCGGCGGCTGGCTGTTCCGGCGAGGCATGTACAAGCGCTACTACGAGCCGTCGGGCGCCTGA